From the genome of Paraburkholderia largidicola:
CTCAAGAGCATACTGTGTCACCGTGATTCTGTAGAGTGGCTCATATTTACCTTGAATCTAAGATGCACTGGCGCAATTCTGCGAGCGTGGGCCTGATGCACCGACTGTCTCCTTGCTATAGAGCCCTGTGCGCTATGGTTTCCTAGCAAGCCTTTGGAAATTTCGGAAATAGCATGACGAATAGGGTTAAGCGCTATCTCAATGGAAAAAGGCCCGTAATGGGTAATAATTCAACGAAACTTCTATTTTGTCTTTGAATCGGCCATTGATTCGGAACTCTCTGATATTCCATTTCTGCCTCGGATGTTTTGATGCGTTTTGTCGGACCATGATTCGTTATATGTCGCGAGCGTTGTCGTAAAACGGGCTCGTTTCGACGTTGCTGCGAAATGAGCATTTCGACATCGACAAACACAAACCAATAACAAGGCGGCAATAGTGAATCTTCGAATCATGCTGGCAGACGATCATCCGTTTGTTCTGCTCGGTATCCGGGCCACGCTCGTGGCGCATGGAGGATTCACGATCGTCGGTGAGGCGACGAACCCTTCGTCACTCGTTCAACTGATGGGCAAGACGTCGTGCGATGTGCTGGTCACGGACCTGACCATGCCGGATGCGTCGGGCGACGCCGACGACGGGCTGCGGCTCATCCGGCGCATCCGGGGCGGCTGGCCCGCTGTGCGCATCGTCGTGCTCACCAGCCTGACCAATGCGGCCATCCTCCGGTCGATCATGTCCGACGGCGTGATCGGCATGCTCAACAAAAGCGAATCGATGGACGAACTGGCTGCGGCAATCCGTGCAGCGGGCGCGGGCCGTTCCTACGTCAGCCAGTCCATCCTGCTGACGCTCGCAGAAGCGAGCGGCGAACCGCTTGGCATGTCGCCCATGCGCAATCTTTCCCCGCGCCAGGCCGAGGTGATCCGCATGTTCGTGCGTGGCAAGTCGATTTCCGAAATTGCCCGCGACCTGGGGCGGGATGTCCGAACCATTAGCCGGCAAAAGCGCGACGCAATGGCAAAGCTGGGCGTCAGCAATGATCCAGGGCTTTTCGCATTCGTGCGAGCATACGGTCTTGCTCGGGAAGCTGTGCAGGATAACTAATGAAATGCCATCGCCAACGATGCATTGAAATTCAGAGAAGTCTTATGTCGGGGAGCGGTTGAATGTCTGATCCTCAGCCGGCTAAGGGCTCGCAAATTAATACCAAGCTACAGAGCACAGGGAGCGACCAAGCGTGAATATCAGAAAGGATGTGACACTGCCAATCCGCACCATCATCGCCGACGACCACCCGCTGGTCCTGCTCGCGATGGAGAATCTGATGTCAGGGTTTCCGAACATCGAGATCGTTGGGAAGGCAACGGACTCATCGGAATTGTTCGCCGAGGCGCAGCGTGTCAAATGCGAGCTTGTCGTCATGGATCTGTACATGCATGGCGGCGCATATGGCGACGGTGTCGACATGGTTCGGCAGTTCAAGGAACGTCATCCTGACGTCGTCGTCGTGGTGCTGACCATGGAGACCGCGGCGGACTCCTTGCAAAAGGTCATTTCGCTGGGCGTGGGGGCGGTCGTCAGCAAGCGCGACCGTATCGATCTGATTCATGTGGCGATCATCACCGCGTTGGCGCACGAATGTTATGTCGGTCCCGCTATTCGCGCATTGCTCGCGGACGCCACGTTGTCGCGCCGGATCGACTATGTCCGACAGGTTCTTTCGCGACGCGAACTCGAAGTGTTGACCCACTATGCGACCGGGCGCGGCGTGACGGAAATTGCGCTGAGGCTCGGTCGCAGTGTCAAGACGATCAGCGCGCAGAAATGCACGGCAATGCGCAAGCTGTCGCTGCAGAGCGATGCCGATCTGTTCCGGTTCGCCGTCGAACATGGCCTGGTGCCTGAAGATCCATCAAGAGGCTCCGGCGCGTCAGGCAAAAAAGGCTGACGCAGCGAAGCTGCCACCCTGGCGAAGTGACCGTCCTCGAGGGGAGCGCGCTGTACGGTGACGGTCCATCAAACAAGATCACAACAAGATGGAAAACAAGATTCGCGTCATCGTCGCCGACGATCACGCGTGCGTGCGCATGGGCGTCAGGTGTTTGCTGGAACAGATCGCACATGTATCGGTGGCGGGCGAAGCAGTGAACACGCAGGCGCTCGCCGAACTGCTCGATGCATGCGCATGCGACGTCGTCGTAACGGATATTGGCATGCCGGGCATTGACGGAGAAAGCAACGCGATCCAGTTCTTGCGGCGGCTGCTGTATCACACGCCTCAGTTGCCGGTTGTCGTGCTCACCATGATCCATCAGCCGTCGATCCTGATGGGGCTGCTGCAGCATGGCGTTGCCGCGATCGTCGACAAGCGCGACATCACCGCATCATTGGTTCACGCGATCGATGCCGCGCTGACTGGCCAGGGCTATCTGTCCAATCACGCGCGGGCCGCCATTGCGAAGGCGGGCACACCGCAACCGCGGGCGGGCGTGATGAGTGCGGGCGAATGGAAAGTTTTCACGATGTACGTGAGCGGCCTGACGATTGGCCAGATTGCCGCCAGGCTGAACCGCAGCGCAAAGACGATCAGCACGCAGAAGCGCAATGCGATGCGCAAGCTCGGGCTTGAGACGGAGGCTGATGTCATCGACTACGCCTGCCAGATCGGTCTTACCTGAACGATTTCGGAGTTGTCCGATTTTCTGTCTCGTTCGTTCGACCAACAATCTCCTGTTGGACTCCCGGATCACGGGGGCGCGGCGCCAACGCCATTGATTCGCCATGCAAATCAATCGAAACCGGGCGCAAGCATGTAGGGCCGTCCTAAAAAGTCGTCGGGGCGGCGCCGTTACGGGAGGATGCATGTCAGGGCTGGGAAAGCGATTGGTGGTCGAAGGTGCCGGGACGGCGTGGCTGGTGTTCGTGGGATGCGGCACGGCCGTCCTCAACAGCGGCGCGCCAGGCAACAGCGTGCTGGCTGTGCCCCTCGCATTCGGTCTCGCGCTGGCGACAGCGACTTACGTGCTCGGGCGCTTCTCCGGCGCTCATTTCAATCCGGCCGTCACTGTCGGTTATGTGATGGCGCAGCGGTTTCCCGTTCGCGATCTCGCGCCCTATATCGCCGCGCAGGTGCTTGGTGCGCTTGTGGGCGCGGCGCTGCTCGTCTACATCGCCAGCGGCCGTCCCGGCTTCGAACTCGCAGCGAGTGAATTCGGCGCAAACGGATACGGCGACCATTCTCCTGGCGACTATCCGCTTCATTCCGCGGTGGCCGTCGAAATCACCATGTCCTTTGCGTTCGTGCTGGCGCGCATGCTGGTGTCCAACGGTCAATCGGCGAATCTGATCGATCCGCTCGTATCAGGCGTGTGGTTGATGCTGAGCTACGCCGTCGCGACGCCCATCACGAACGGGTCGTTGAATCCCGCGCGTTCGACCGGACCGGCTTTGTTCGTCGGAGATTGGGCGCTCGACCAGTTGTGGCTCTTCTGGGCGGCTCCGCTGGCGGGCGGCCTGCTCGCCGGCCTGCTCCATTCGCGATTGTTCCGCGAGCCGGGCGATATCTTCGCGCGGCCGCCCCGCGAGAGCCGGCGCGGCAAGTCGGCGTGAGCGTACGCACATGTACCGTTCGCGCATCTCCACTCTTTCCCGTGTTCATTCCACATATCGCGCCTGGCTGAGCGGCGTCCGTCTGGCGCTGAAGGTAGGCCTCGCGCTGCTGTTGATACTGCTCAGCGGTCAGCCGGCCCATGCCGCGCTCGGCGCGCGTCCACAAGCGTTTCCTTCCAGACTGGTAGTCGGCGTGTTGACCAATGGCTGGTCGCCGTTCGAGATGTTTCAGGAAGGCCGGTTCACCGGGATGAGCGTCGACTATCTGCGTGCCGTCGTTGGACCGGACGTCGAAATCACGACGAAGTCCTATCCCGACCTGAATCAGCTACTCGCAGCGGCATGCGCGGGCCACGTCGATGTGTTGACGAGCATCGCCCGCACGCCGGAGCGCGAGCATTGCCTGTCGTTCTCGGCGCCGTATTTCCGTGGATCGACTTCCGTCGTGACACGGGCGAGCAATGCGATGGCTTTGACGGGCGAGGCGCAGCTGCAAAGCGCGCACATCGCCATCGAGCGCGGGTTCGCGCTCGGCGCCGTTCTACGCGAGCGCTTTCCGCGCGCACGTATCGATAGCTTCACCGACACGCTTTCCGCGTTGCGCGCAATCAAGCGGGGTGAAGACGACGCCTATTTCGGCTTTACGCCTGCCGTGCGGCACTATCTGGCCGACCCGGAATTCCGTGATCTGAGTGTCGCATTCGAGGAAACGGGCCAGGCGAGCGAAATGCGCTTCGCCGTGCCCGCCGCGAAAAGCGACCTGCGCGACAAGCTGGACCGCGGACTGTCCGCGATGCGACCGGACGACGAAGCCGTCATCCGGGCGCGCTGGATCGGCGGCAGCTTCGAATCGCGGCCCGAGCCGGCGGTGTCCAATCTCGTGCTGAGCCGTGAAGAGCAGGCATGGCTCAGGTCGCTGCCGCCGCTCTCCGTCGGCTTCGACGCCGACTGGGCGCCGTTCAGTACGCTCGACGACCTCGGCCGCCCTTCGGGCATCGCTGCCGACTATCTCGACTATCTGGGCCGCACGCTCGGCCTTTCGTTCCACCGCGCGCCAGCGAAGGACTGGACGACCACCATCACCGATTTCAACCGCGGCAACGTTGCGTTGCTCGCGACCGCCACGCGCAATGATCCGCAAATTGAACGCGCGACTTTTACCCGCGCGTATGAGACCTATCCGCTCATCATCGTCGCGCGCGAAGCCGAACCTGCCGCGCGCAGCCTGAGCGACTTTGCCGCGCGGCGCATTGTGGTGTCGATACATAGCCAGGGTGCGGTGCCACTCGAGTTGTACGGCATCGTCGCCAAGCACACAACCGTCGCGCCCAATCTCGATGCGGCGCTGAAACTGCTGGCCGCCGGCGGCGCCGACGCGCTGGTCGGCAACGTCGCGGAAATCGACGCCGCGCTGACCCGGGAATATGCGGGCGTGCTGAAGGTGGTCGGTGTGGTGCGCGAGCCAGATCCCGTCGGCTTCGCGGTGCGTGACGATCTTGCGCCGCTGGCGGGACTGATCGACCGCGCACTGCTGGCGATGCCCGCGTCGGAGCGCCAGCGCATCCGTCAGAAATGGGTAACGGGCGACGCACCGCCGCAAGGCGGCTGGAGTGTCACGGCACTGCGGCTGCTGCCCGTGCTGATCGGCATCGGCGTGGTGTTGCTGGTGACCTTGCGAGCGTACATGTTGTTGCAGCGCGAAGTCAGCCGGCGCGAGCGCACCGAGCACGAACTCGAATCGCAACTGAACTTCCAGCAGACGATGATGGAAATGGTCCCGTATCCGCTCGTCGCAAAAGACCTGCAAGGGCGGTACATCGGCGTCAACCGGGCTTATGAGCAGGCGACGGGGCTCAGGCGTGAAGCCGTGATCGGCCGCACGAGCGCGGAGGTTCATGCCTGGGGCGAGGACAACAGCTTGCGTCTCGAGCAGTTGACACGCGAGGCGCTACGAAGCGGCGAGGCCACGCAGATCGAGCTCGAGTTCGAAGACAGCCAGTACGATAGCCGCCACGGACTCTTTTGCGTGTGCGTCTGCAACGGCGTCGACGGCACGCCGCTGTGCGTGCTCGGCACCCTCGTCGACATTACGGATATCCGCCGCGCCGAAATGCTGGCAAGCGAGACGCAGCGGCGTCTCGTCGATGTGACCAGTTCGTTGCCGGCCGTGGTATTCCAGTTGCGCCGCGGGCTCGATGGCCAGTACACGTTCCCCTATGTGGGCGGCGATACCCAACATTTGCTGGGCTACGACAGCGCCGTGCTGATGCGCAGCGCCACGCTCGATTTCGGCACCATCTGCGCGGACGACCGTCCCGGCGTCGTCGCCGCGCTCGAGCGTTCCGCTGAACTGTCGGAACCTCTGCACCTGGAGTTCCGGATCGACGGTCCCGGCGAGCAGCGCTGGGTTCGCGCGGAACTTGTGCCGCGTCGCGAATCGAGTGACGCCACCGTCTGGAGCGGGTATTGGGTTGACGCGAGCATCGAACGGTTGCGCGCCGACGAACTGGCGCGAGCGCGCGATCTGGCTGAGGCGGCGTCGCGCGCGAAGGACGATTTCCTCGCGATGATGAGTCATGAAATCCGCACGCCGATGAACGGCGTGCTCGGACTCGTCGAAGTCCTGGAGCGCACCCGTCTCGATGCCGACCAGGGCGAGATGCTTGGGATGATTCATGAGTCGGCGGGTGCGCTGCTGCAGATTCTCGACGATCTGCTCGATTATTCGAAGATCGAGGCGGGACGACTGACCATCGAATCCGAACCGATCGACCTGCGCGACCTCGTCGATACAGCGGTTGGCCTGTTGGCGGGGCGCGCGCATGAGAAAGGTCTGAAAGTGCGCGTCGATATCGATCCGCAGGTCGCCGCAACGCTGCGCGGCGACAGCGTGCGCTTGCGACAAATCCTGTTCAATCTGCTGGGCAACGCGATCAAATTCACGCCGCGGGGCGAGGTCGATGTGAGCGTGAAGGTGGTCGAGCAGAGCGGGGCCGGGCAAACGGTCGAGATCACCGTCGACGATACGGGTATCGGAATCGAGCCTGAAGTCCCAGGCGCGCCTGTTCGAGCCTTTCGTGCAGGCGGAATCGTCGACAACACGGCGCTTCGGCGGCACGGGCCTGGGGCTGACGATCTGCCGCAAACTGGTCGCACTGATGGGCGGCACGCTGTCGCTCTCGAGCACGCCCGGCGAAGGCACGCACATGACGCTGCGCATGATGATGCCGCTCGAAATGCAGCAGTACACGGCGGGCGGATTGCGCGGCAAGCGCGGCATCGTCGCGACGCCGGATGCTTGCGTCGGTAGGGCGCTCGCGCACTTCGGCGCGGCGCTCGGCATCGAACTGCGTTGCATCGGCGCCGACCTGGCCGAGTTGCGCGATCCGCAAGCGCTGCGAGGCGTGGACCTGGTGTTCGTCGGCGACGGCGTCGAACTGCCGGCGGCCGTCGCGCAGTCCGGCGCGAAAATCATCAGCCTGACCGAGAAGCCGAAGCCAACAGGCTATCGGATCGTCGATAACGCGGTGCGCGTGAGCATCAACCCGATCTCGTGGCGCGGCTTGAGCGCGGCCTGCGCGGCCGCGCTGACGGGCCTTTCACCGACACCCGCGCGTGATCCCGGCGCAGGCGAAGCCGTCACCGCCGCGCCCGATCGCGAGCGCGCGATCACATGCGGGCGTCTCGTGCTCGTCGCCGAAGATCACCCCGTGAATCAGGAACTGATCCGCCATCAACTGGCGCTGCTCGGTTTCGCGTGCGACGTCGTCAATGACGGCGCGGAGGCACTCGAAGCACTCGATGCGACCCCGTACGGTTTTCTGATTACCGACTGCCATATGCCCATCATGTCCGGCTACGAATTGGCGCGGTCCGTGCGCGAAAGAGAGCAACTGACGAACGCGCATCTGCCGATACTCGGGATCACCGCGAACACCGCACCTGAAGATCTGAATGCATGTCGCGAAGCGGGCATGGACGATTGCCTCGTCAAACCGACGCGCCTTGCCACGTTGCGAGAGTATCTGAGCCGCTGGTTCGGCGCGGACAGCGCGCGGCCCGCCACGCAAGGTGACGCGACGGCTGCCGTCGTCGTGGACGCGGGATCTGAAAACGTCGGCAGCATGGCATTCGTTCCCGTCGATCTCAGCCAGCTGACGCAGATCTGGGGCAGCGAATCGACGGTCAAGTCGCTGCTCGATGCATTCGTGTCGGCCGTGCGCGACGATATGCGTGCGTTGCCGCCGCTGTTGAACGACCCCGATGTCACGGCATTGCGTCAGTGGCATCATCGCGTCGCTGGCGCGGTGGGCGTGTTGCAGTATCCGCCTCTGCTCGGCGCGCTCGAACAGTACCGGCGGCAATTGACCACGGCGCCGTCGGACACGCTGCGCAGTGAAGGCATTGCGCTCGTGCGCGCGTGCAATACGATGCTCGACGGCATCGAAGAGCAGGCGGCGCTGCTCGCCTGACTTCACGTTCTCTTCCTGCTTCGCAGCGCTTTGCACCGCTGCGCGTGTGTCACGCGCAGCGCGTCGAATTGCACTAGTATGTGCTGGCGCATGAGACGGCGTCCGCTTACGCACTGCGCGTAAAGCGACGCCGATCCAGCGCGCAAAGACCCGGAGAGAACGATGATTACAATTCAAAAGCTGAGCATGGTTGCTGTCCTGTGGGCGCTGGCGTCGGGTGTCGCACTGGCGGATACGGTGGAATTGAAGGCCGACCTCGAGCCGTCGAGCGAGGTGCCGCCGCGCGTGAGTCATGGACATGGCGCACTGAGCGCCACCTTCGATACTTCGACCAGAACACTCAAGTGGACAGCGACTTACGAGAGCCTGTCGGGTCCCGTGACGATGGCGCACTTCCACGGTCCCGCGCCCGTCGGGCAGAACGCCAAGGTGCAGGTGCCCATCGACAAGAACGCGTTGGCCAGTCCGATCAAAGGCTCCGCGACGCTCACGGAGCAACAGGTCACGGATCTGATGGGCGGTCAGTGGTACTTCAACGTTCACACCGCGCAGAATCCGACGGGTGAAATTCGCGGCCAGGTGTTGCCGGCGAATTAAACGAAGCACGCAATGCAAGACGATGGCCGGAACCGTCAGCGGCGGTTCCGGCCATTTTTCTTTTCAAACGGTGCGTGCTTATCCACCCGGCCAATAGAAGCCGCCTTCGATTGAAGCGCGTCGAAAGCCACGTACCATGGCGATTCAACCCGCGATGGAGAGTGTCCCGATGAGTTGGCAAAGCGCCCTGGCATGCTGGTTCCTGCGCCGTCAGTTTCATCCGCAGACGCGGCATCCGACGATCAGCGCCGAACGCGCGCGCCGCATGACGGCGAAGCGCGCGTACACGCCGCGTGTGCCGTCGGGCTGGATGCTGGATGAACGCTATGGCGAGCAAGACTGGCCGCTGCGCGGCGAGTGGCTGACGCGCGTCGACGGCAGGCACGCGGCGACGATCCTCTATCTGCATGGCGGCGGCTATTACTTCTGCTCGCCGCAGACGCATCGCGCGGCGACCTTTGGTCTTGCCTCGCGCAGCGGCGCGCGAGTGTTCTCGCTCGATTACCGGCTCGCGCCCGAGCACCCGTTTCCCGCGGCACTCGACGATGCTTTGGCCGCGTACCGTCGCCTGCTCGAAGACGACACCAGGCCCGAGTCGATCGTAATCGCAGGCGATTCGGCGGGCGGCGGCCTCGCGCTCGCGACGCTCGTCGCGTTGCGCGATGCAGGCGAGCCGTTGCCGGCGGGCGCAATCCTGTTTTCGCCGTGGACCGATCTCGCGGCGACGGGCGCGTCGCTGCAAACCAATGACGGCATC
Proteins encoded in this window:
- a CDS encoding alpha/beta hydrolase, producing the protein MSWQSALACWFLRRQFHPQTRHPTISAERARRMTAKRAYTPRVPSGWMLDERYGEQDWPLRGEWLTRVDGRHAATILYLHGGGYYFCSPQTHRAATFGLASRSGARVFSLDYRLAPEHPFPAALDDALAAYRRLLEDDTRPESIVIAGDSAGGGLALATLVALRDAGEPLPAGAILFSPWTDLAATGASLQTNDGIDPMFHGPSIARAARLYLADTPATHPYASPLYADLKGLPPLFMQVSSTEVLLDDSRRVADKARTAGVDIDFEIWRKMPHVWQLWAPFIPEARRALDLAARFVVRVTSGPRGVHPASERSIA
- a CDS encoding CHRD domain-containing protein translates to MITIQKLSMVAVLWALASGVALADTVELKADLEPSSEVPPRVSHGHGALSATFDTSTRTLKWTATYESLSGPVTMAHFHGPAPVGQNAKVQVPIDKNALASPIKGSATLTEQQVTDLMGGQWYFNVHTAQNPTGEIRGQVLPAN
- a CDS encoding aquaporin, giving the protein MSGLGKRLVVEGAGTAWLVFVGCGTAVLNSGAPGNSVLAVPLAFGLALATATYVLGRFSGAHFNPAVTVGYVMAQRFPVRDLAPYIAAQVLGALVGAALLVYIASGRPGFELAASEFGANGYGDHSPGDYPLHSAVAVEITMSFAFVLARMLVSNGQSANLIDPLVSGVWLMLSYAVATPITNGSLNPARSTGPALFVGDWALDQLWLFWAAPLAGGLLAGLLHSRLFREPGDIFARPPRESRRGKSA
- a CDS encoding response regulator transcription factor, with the translated sequence MENKIRVIVADDHACVRMGVRCLLEQIAHVSVAGEAVNTQALAELLDACACDVVVTDIGMPGIDGESNAIQFLRRLLYHTPQLPVVVLTMIHQPSILMGLLQHGVAAIVDKRDITASLVHAIDAALTGQGYLSNHARAAIAKAGTPQPRAGVMSAGEWKVFTMYVSGLTIGQIAARLNRSAKTISTQKRNAMRKLGLETEADVIDYACQIGLT
- a CDS encoding response regulator transcription factor, which gives rise to MLADDHPFVLLGIRATLVAHGGFTIVGEATNPSSLVQLMGKTSCDVLVTDLTMPDASGDADDGLRLIRRIRGGWPAVRIVVLTSLTNAAILRSIMSDGVIGMLNKSESMDELAAAIRAAGAGRSYVSQSILLTLAEASGEPLGMSPMRNLSPRQAEVIRMFVRGKSISEIARDLGRDVRTISRQKRDAMAKLGVSNDPGLFAFVRAYGLAREAVQDN
- a CDS encoding response regulator transcription factor, giving the protein MNIRKDVTLPIRTIIADDHPLVLLAMENLMSGFPNIEIVGKATDSSELFAEAQRVKCELVVMDLYMHGGAYGDGVDMVRQFKERHPDVVVVVLTMETAADSLQKVISLGVGAVVSKRDRIDLIHVAIITALAHECYVGPAIRALLADATLSRRIDYVRQVLSRRELEVLTHYATGRGVTEIALRLGRSVKTISAQKCTAMRKLSLQSDADLFRFAVEHGLVPEDPSRGSGASGKKG